The Methanococcus voltae genomic sequence TAGTTTACATATTGATTTAATGTTGAACAAATTACTAAATTATATTTTTCATTATTATTCATAATCACACCTATAATCCAATTATTTCATACTTACCGAAGCCTTGATATTCTTTAACGGTATTTAATTCTTTATTCAATAATTCTTTTAGTTTTTTAGATTCAGTTTTTTCATTATATTTAACAATATAACAAGAACCTGCACCTATTGCCTTTACTTTATCTTTTTGGCAGTTCTTTTTCATATCATAACCACCAACTATAAAAGACCCGTTAAATTTTACACAAATTATTTTGAAATTACTTTTTTCTAATACTTCTTTTAATTCGTTGTTCTGTAAAATTGCAGATGTTTTAAAATACATCGCAAATAAATCGGTATAATTATCTTCCCCTTCATCAAATTTTTGAACGTTTTTTATTCGCAAATATCTTTTAGAGTCCATCATAGCATATTTAGAAACATTGGATTCCCCACCTAATTTTAAGAATCCTTTTTCTTCTTTAAATTTATAATCCTCATGTATCTCTACTTCTACAACAATTGAATAATTTTCATTAAATTCAGTCACGTCAGTGTTATAAAGCATTGATTCTTCTGAAATTCCTGTATTATTATTAATTTTAATACCGATTTTAGGATATTGTTTTAATAATCTTTCTGAGGGGATTAAATTACTTTTAGAAACACTTTCGAATAAATTTTCATAGTAAGTATGATAGCTAGTAGAACTTTCTGTATAATCACCATCATGACTGGGAATATACTTAATTTCATTATTTGATGAAATTACGCCTTCTTCATCTAAATTAATAAAACTTTTTGGATACTCAGCACTAAAACTATTTTTTTCTTTTAGACATATTGAAGGTGCGGGAACTATAAACGAAGTACCGTCATACAGCATAATATCCTCAATAGTCAATATTTCAGCTAATTTATCATTAGTTAAATTTTCATTTTTCACTTTTTTACTAAGTTCTGTATTATCTGCCATTAATTTTGCGAATAAAGCTCCCCAGATAGTTGAAGGGTTTGGTAATAAGTAACTTTCCGCCCAAGTGTCTTTTCCTTTGGTAAATCGATTGCCTTTCCTAAAAAATAAAGGGTTTTGAGGTGCTATTTTAATATAATATTTCATTATTATTCACCCCTTTGGTTTTCGTTATTATTATTATTCGTATCATCTTCTTTATAATATTTTTTTAATTTATCTGCAATATATACCAAATTTGCCAGGTTTTCAATGGATATTTTACGATTATTAGAATTTTTGTCAATGTAATTATTTAATAATGTGTATATTTCCATTTTAATAAGTTCTTTATCATCTGAATTATTTAAATTACTTAAACTTCTTCCAATAAGTCTTTTTAATTCATAATTTGTCATTTGACTAATTTTTGGATATTCTACATCAGTTAAAGATGTATTTCCCATATCAAAGAATTTAGGGAACTCTACTTCTAAGTTGGTTATAAATTTGCTAGATAATCCATTATTTAAATGATATATAAGTTTAAAAATATCTTTATAGTTCTTATTTTTAAGAAATACTCTGTTTAAATTTCCGCTACCTGTTATGTAAGTTATACACATTCCATCTTTTGAATCTTCCCTATTTTTACAAAGTGCTAAACTTTCCCTTCCTATTCTTAGTACTTTTTTAAGTGGTGTTTTGTGATGTGCTATTACTATTGAATATGATTTTGTGATTTTTTCATTTTTATTTAAATAATTAGAAAGTTTTTCATTTATGCCAGTATAATGATTTTCTTCAATCTGTTCAATAGCTTCTTTTAGATATTTTAAACCTACAAATCCTAAAAAGTCGTCACCGCCCGAATAAACTGCATTGCCGTATGGCAAAATACCTGTTGATACATTTGCACCGAACTCTGATTGTGCCTTAGATAATTTTTTTTGGAATTCTTTTAAATTTACTCCTTTTCGATATTCGTCTTTTAAAATACTACTATTTCCACTTATGATTTTGCCCATGTTATCGCCATCGAACATTATCATAGCATAATATCTGCAAAGTTCCGAATCTTCTTTTACTTCGTAGCCTTTTTTTCGCATATGGTCTAAAAATTCATTCCTACATTTTTTTTGAAATGTTTGTTCTTTTGATTCTTTTGGTAAATTATCTATTGTTTCAGGAAATACGCACTGTATATCAAATTTATTGGAATTATTCTTATTTTTATCTTTTAAAGAATCTTTAAAGTCTTGAATATCTTTTTTTTCAAAGTTTGAATATAGCGCATAATCTGATAAACTTATATTATTTAATTCGTCATGTACCTCATATTCCCTTTTAATATTACAAATTTCACATAACTGATATTTGCCTTCGGATTTAAGTTTTGTGGCAATTCTTTCCCCACAAATTACACAATTATTGGACGAGCGAGTTCCTTTTTTATTATACAATTCGTTATTTTTTTCAATTTGTTTAATGGGCGTATATTTTTTAATTCCATCTAAATAATAAACTGCTTTTGAATAAATTTCTTTATAATTTTCTTCATTTTCGTAAGGAACTAATATATAGGTAAGTTTTAAAATTTCTTTTAATTCTTCCTTAACAAGTTCATTAGAATTTATTACTTCATTCAAATAATTATTTTCAATATTTTTAAAAGTACTTTTATCAAACTTTCCGTTTTCAATTGTAAAAACAATTTTATTTGGAATATTATTTACAGTAATATTTTCAATTTTTTCAGTATTTGGATAAATTACATTTATTTTATCTTTTAATTTATTAATTATATTTTGTATAATATTTGAAATAATTTTACTACCTTTATAAAGGTCTTTTACTTCTTCCGCCTGTTCTATGTACGATTGAACTGGTGAAACCGTTATTATACCAAGATATTTTTTGTTAGTCATTTAAATCCCTTCGTATGGCACCGCAAAATGTATCTTGTGCGGAATTTTTATACCCTTTATTATGTTCGTCATGGGGTCCCGATAATTTAGTAATAATTAATTCATAATCGTTATTTTTGGCATTTTCTTTTTTAAATAAAGATATACAAGAAGGTGAAGCATACCTTTCACCATTTTTCGTATGACCATTGTAATAATTTTTGTGTTTGTGTGTAATATCCCCAATAGCACCTAAAATACCATCTAACGGTTTTTTTATTGGTTTTATAGTTATTTCTTTAACAATTGGTCTACTTTTTGATGTGGGCGTATTTTTTATTAGTATACGTTCATCTGAAAAATTATAATATTCGGATATTCCTAATTTTTCAAAATTTTCTTTTAATAATTCCATTGTAGATTTATTGATTATTGAAAAGTCGTCAGTTAATCTAAAACAGCCAGCTCCTCGCCTGGTTCTTCCACCAACCCCCCCTAAAATTGTATATATTATAAAAAGGGATTTTAATTGTTCTAATGTCATATTGGAATTTTTTTGAAGATGTAGCGTAATTTTAAATTTTCCACTTTCAAAAGCATCTTTTTTAAAATTTTTATGCCCCAAATATTTTTTTGAATAAATATTTAGTGTATCTTTACCAGTTTCATTTTTGGTAGTTGTGTACATTATATTCACATAAACCTTACTTTTAAACGCTTTATCTCCATCAACGCCTCCAAAAATTTCAAATTCTTTTTTTCGCAAGTTTTTCATGTAATAAATATAATATAATTCTAATAATTTTTTATCACTCTTTTGTATATCCCTAATTAATTTTTGAATTTTTTCTTTCTCAATGACATCCGTATTTTTTGGAATAGTATTACTGGTTAAAAATTTTTTAATATCATCAACAGTTATAAAATCTGGTAATTTATATTCACTGTATTTATCGCTCTTACTTACTTTACCTAACAAACTTTTCAACGCATAGGCATCGTCAAACGTTTCTTTTAAAAATTTTTCAAATTCTTCTTTTGTTAATTCGGGCTGTAAAGCTCTCCACCAGAATCGTAAAGCTCCACGAATTGATGAAGCCCTTATTTCTGGACTTTCTTTATCCGCACCATAACAAAAAATAGGCGATATAATTTCGCAATTAAAATTTAAAGTTTCATATGGGTTTTCCACCATAAAATCCCCCTAAAAAGTTATAAAATAAAAATTTAATTATTGATAATTTAGTTGAAATTAAATATGTAATATATTATTTTTTATAAAATATATATGTTGTGATTTAACTTAAAAGTTGCAATTGCAAATAATATTGATAGGATTTAATATTGTAATATCTAAAAACTAGTAGTCCTACGTATTCACAATACTAAGCACTAAAAAAATATCGTTTTAAAAAAAAATTTACACATAACGCAAAGGACTATCCTTAATCAACTGTTTTAGTCCTGCGGATTACATTAAGACTTATCTCGATGGATTATCGATATAATAATTCATTTTTTACAAAATTTACAAAAAAGTTTTATGAATTCTTTAATCTTGAAAAAAAGTTTACTATGAAGTTTCCCTCTGCCAATCCCGTTGGATTTTGTCCAACCCGTGTTCAAATCGCGTTCTCCGCGTATTCTTTTATTTAACGTATTTTTTGAAGTTTAAATTTTAGATTTTTAAGAAATTAACGGGATAATTTTTGCAACTAGTCCGTTTTTCTTATAAGAAATAAGACTATATTAAGTTTATTATTAGATTTAAAAGGCATTTTACAATTTTCGTTTTCGGAAAAGTTCACGACAGTGCAACGGGATTAAGACGAAGTTCTCACTTTTATGCCTTAAAAGAAAAATAATATATTGTAATGTAATATATGTTCTTCGATTAAGTTTCAAATCTACTATAGTCTTATTTCTAGCAGTTACATTACCCGCTTGGGGTCCTCTTGTAATTGGTTTCAAATCTACTATAGTCTTATTTCTAGCTGCGGTTCTATGCTTTGCTTTACTGCCTTCATAGTATGCGTTTCAATCTACTATAGTCTTATTTCTAGCAAGCTTAATAGCCATATCTATTTTTGATTTA encodes the following:
- a CDS encoding type III-B CRISPR module-associated Cmr3 family protein, producing MKYYIKIAPQNPLFFRKGNRFTKGKDTWAESYLLPNPSTIWGALFAKLMADNTELSKKVKNENLTNDKLAEILTIEDIMLYDGTSFIVPAPSICLKEKNSFSAEYPKSFINLDEEGVISSNNEIKYIPSHDGDYTESSTSYHTYYENLFESVSKSNLIPSERLLKQYPKIGIKINNNTGISEESMLYNTDVTEFNENYSIVVEVEIHEDYKFKEEKGFLKLGGESNVSKYAMMDSKRYLRIKNVQKFDEGEDNYTDLFAMYFKTSAILQNNELKEVLEKSNFKIICVKFNGSFIVGGYDMKKNCQKDKVKAIGAGSCYIVKYNEKTESKKLKELLNKELNTVKEYQGFGKYEIIGL
- a CDS encoding Cas10/Cmr2 second palm domain-containing protein is translated as MTNKKYLGIITVSPVQSYIEQAEEVKDLYKGSKIISNIIQNIINKLKDKINVIYPNTEKIENITVNNIPNKIVFTIENGKFDKSTFKNIENNYLNEVINSNELVKEELKEILKLTYILVPYENEENYKEIYSKAVYYLDGIKKYTPIKQIEKNNELYNKKGTRSSNNCVICGERIATKLKSEGKYQLCEICNIKREYEVHDELNNISLSDYALYSNFEKKDIQDFKDSLKDKNKNNSNKFDIQCVFPETIDNLPKESKEQTFQKKCRNEFLDHMRKKGYEVKEDSELCRYYAMIMFDGDNMGKIISGNSSILKDEYRKGVNLKEFQKKLSKAQSEFGANVSTGILPYGNAVYSGGDDFLGFVGLKYLKEAIEQIEENHYTGINEKLSNYLNKNEKITKSYSIVIAHHKTPLKKVLRIGRESLALCKNREDSKDGMCITYITGSGNLNRVFLKNKNYKDIFKLIYHLNNGLSSKFITNLEVEFPKFFDMGNTSLTDVEYPKISQMTNYELKRLIGRSLSNLNNSDDKELIKMEIYTLLNNYIDKNSNNRKISIENLANLVYIADKLKKYYKEDDTNNNNNENQRGE
- the cmr1 gene encoding type III-B CRISPR module RAMP protein Cmr1 — encoded protein: MVENPYETLNFNCEIISPIFCYGADKESPEIRASSIRGALRFWWRALQPELTKEEFEKFLKETFDDAYALKSLLGKVSKSDKYSEYKLPDFITVDDIKKFLTSNTIPKNTDVIEKEKIQKLIRDIQKSDKKLLELYYIYYMKNLRKKEFEIFGGVDGDKAFKSKVYVNIMYTTTKNETGKDTLNIYSKKYLGHKNFKKDAFESGKFKITLHLQKNSNMTLEQLKSLFIIYTILGGVGGRTRRGAGCFRLTDDFSIINKSTMELLKENFEKLGISEYYNFSDERILIKNTPTSKSRPIVKEITIKPIKKPLDGILGAIGDITHKHKNYYNGHTKNGERYASPSCISLFKKENAKNNDYELIITKLSGPHDEHNKGYKNSAQDTFCGAIRRDLND